The Streptomyces aurantiacus genome includes a region encoding these proteins:
- a CDS encoding 3-oxoacyl-ACP synthase III family protein yields the protein MTTAYDVKILSTGAYVPGEPLDNATLEKFVGPVPDDILEGIQVKTRYWMIDPVTGEHRINNSRMAERASRQALERAGVEPGELDLIVVCTATPEYTLPNVATTLQHYLGLESVAAIEIRGACAGWVQALDLARRQLSDGTARTALVVGSEAGSPVLAPHFLGKDPERVRMRDRLTLYTFGDGAGAVVMRAEPAEASADNFAFVNACVGGLRKPGMEIIGGGTDVPQAEQLRRRQLIQMKIDVAGTTTFGPQVFVRAIQEMARKDGRALGEFDAIVLPEGNADYFADEFGAAGLSAEDIQALEGRIVENLAEVGATGSAAVPLSLDAGWTSGRIRPGDRIVLLGIEASRYVYTGLSLTWQAPPPA from the coding sequence ATGACCACCGCGTACGACGTGAAGATCCTGTCCACCGGCGCCTATGTGCCCGGCGAGCCGCTGGACAACGCCACGCTGGAGAAGTTCGTCGGGCCGGTGCCGGACGACATCCTCGAGGGCATCCAGGTCAAGACCCGGTACTGGATGATCGACCCGGTCACGGGCGAGCACCGCATCAACAACAGCCGGATGGCCGAGCGTGCCTCCCGCCAGGCCCTGGAACGGGCCGGGGTGGAGCCCGGCGAGCTCGACCTGATCGTGGTGTGCACGGCGACGCCGGAGTACACCCTGCCCAATGTCGCCACCACCCTGCAGCACTATTTGGGGCTGGAGAGCGTGGCCGCGATCGAGATCCGCGGGGCCTGCGCGGGCTGGGTGCAGGCGCTGGACCTGGCCCGGCGGCAGCTGTCCGACGGGACGGCGCGCACCGCCCTCGTGGTGGGCAGCGAGGCCGGATCGCCGGTGCTGGCACCGCACTTCCTGGGCAAGGACCCGGAGCGCGTGCGGATGCGGGACCGGCTGACGCTGTACACGTTCGGTGACGGGGCGGGGGCCGTGGTGATGCGGGCCGAGCCCGCAGAGGCGTCAGCGGACAACTTCGCCTTCGTCAACGCGTGCGTGGGGGGCCTGCGCAAGCCCGGCATGGAGATCATCGGGGGCGGTACGGACGTGCCGCAGGCGGAGCAGCTGCGCCGGCGCCAGCTGATCCAGATGAAGATCGACGTGGCCGGCACGACCACGTTCGGGCCGCAGGTGTTCGTCCGGGCGATCCAGGAGATGGCCCGCAAGGACGGCCGGGCGCTCGGGGAGTTCGACGCGATCGTGCTGCCGGAGGGCAACGCCGACTACTTCGCCGACGAGTTCGGGGCCGCCGGGCTGTCCGCCGAGGACATCCAGGCGCTCGAGGGGCGGATCGTGGAGAACCTGGCCGAGGTGGGAGCCACCGGTTCGGCCGCGGTGCCGCTGTCGCTGGACGCGGGCTGGACCTCGGGGCGCATCCGGCCCGGCGACCGGATCGTGCTGCTCGGCATCGAGGCCAGCCGGTACGTCTACACCGGCCTGTCGCTGACCTGGCAGGCACCGCCGCCGGCCTGA
- a CDS encoding beta-ketoacyl-[acyl-carrier-protein] synthase family protein, with the protein MTDVPDPAVGVVIAAVGAITPHGGSAEALWEGVRAGQVAIAPVRRLPMDQYQTSVGGEVTEPCKPGYDYAPGSDTRDLSLDFALTAAEEAMASSGLRVGADIPAERWGVAYATCHAGWRSAELALRQVQEGHAPDWHRYTYVPPHAGAEVLSAAFGLKGPALSVNTACASSAHALAHALEVIRSGAADAMLVGGSDAFTESAFAGFSSLWSLSPEPAAPYSKDRCGLSLGEGSGMLLLLSRQTAERTGAPVIAELLGYGLSADGYHPTAPHPEGEGAARAIRAALASSGLVPDDIRYVNGHGTGTPKNDSAESNAVRAALGAAAERTALSSTKSMIGHLLGAAGAVEGIVTVLALRDQVAPPTATCAGLDPQCGLDPVAGTGRPMVLDTALSNNFGFAGANATLAFARPGGPGAPASGIGPDEIVVTGFGVITSAGEGAEALWDAYAGGRRQGVAEDGLRLARAEFDRSAAGTARERRRMDKVSQLAVASCRAALAAAGADGDEAAVAATGVVLGTGIGPMESSERFTVPVLSEGARAANPGVFPNTVFNGAAGHVAMALGTKGPTSTLTSGHAAGAAALGVAYDMLRAGRAERLLVPAVEAFSPAVLEAYRSIPLFGSAAGRRYTLAEAGIALVLERRSSAQRRGAPIHAVVLGHASASDACGIGRWDPSGDGVERAMRAALDRTGLRPHDISALWANAAGLAAADRPEQAAAERVFDLDRVRFETPKRVLGEPIGAGAHLSAVLAVGAWRQAGTRRPVLINSSSLGGTHTSLVLSPAPLPVTESGR; encoded by the coding sequence ATGACTGACGTTCCTGATCCGGCCGTCGGCGTCGTGATCGCCGCAGTGGGTGCGATCACCCCGCACGGCGGTTCGGCCGAGGCCCTGTGGGAGGGGGTGCGCGCGGGACAGGTGGCGATCGCGCCCGTGCGCCGCCTGCCCATGGACCAGTACCAGACGAGCGTGGGCGGCGAGGTCACCGAACCCTGCAAGCCGGGTTACGACTACGCGCCGGGCTCCGACACCCGTGATCTGTCCCTCGACTTCGCGCTGACCGCCGCCGAGGAGGCCATGGCCTCCTCCGGGCTCCGGGTCGGCGCGGACATCCCGGCCGAGCGCTGGGGCGTCGCGTACGCCACCTGCCACGCCGGCTGGCGCAGTGCCGAACTGGCCCTGCGCCAGGTGCAGGAGGGCCACGCGCCCGACTGGCACCGCTACACCTACGTGCCGCCGCACGCCGGCGCGGAGGTGCTGTCGGCGGCCTTCGGCCTCAAGGGCCCGGCACTGAGCGTCAACACCGCCTGTGCCTCCAGCGCGCATGCGCTCGCCCACGCCCTGGAGGTGATCCGGTCGGGGGCGGCCGACGCGATGCTCGTCGGCGGCAGTGATGCCTTCACCGAGTCGGCGTTCGCCGGGTTCAGCAGCCTGTGGTCGCTCTCCCCGGAACCGGCCGCCCCCTACTCCAAGGACCGGTGCGGTCTGTCCCTGGGCGAGGGCAGCGGGATGCTCCTGCTGCTGTCGCGGCAGACGGCCGAGCGCACCGGTGCGCCGGTCATCGCCGAGCTGCTCGGCTACGGCCTGTCCGCCGACGGCTACCACCCGACGGCGCCGCACCCCGAGGGTGAGGGAGCGGCCCGGGCGATCCGTGCGGCCCTTGCCTCCTCGGGACTGGTCCCCGACGACATCCGGTACGTCAACGGGCACGGCACCGGCACTCCGAAGAACGACTCCGCGGAGAGCAACGCGGTGCGTGCCGCGCTCGGCGCGGCGGCCGAGAGGACCGCCCTGTCCAGCACCAAGTCGATGATCGGCCATCTGCTCGGCGCGGCCGGTGCGGTGGAGGGCATCGTCACGGTGCTGGCCCTGCGCGACCAGGTGGCGCCGCCGACCGCGACCTGTGCCGGTCTTGATCCGCAGTGCGGTCTCGACCCGGTGGCGGGGACGGGCCGCCCGATGGTCCTCGACACCGCGCTGTCCAACAACTTCGGGTTCGCCGGTGCCAACGCCACCCTCGCCTTCGCCCGCCCCGGCGGGCCCGGAGCGCCGGCGTCGGGGATCGGCCCGGACGAGATCGTGGTGACCGGGTTCGGCGTGATCACCTCGGCCGGCGAGGGGGCCGAGGCGCTCTGGGACGCCTATGCGGGCGGGCGCCGGCAGGGGGTGGCAGAAGACGGACTGCGCCTGGCCCGGGCGGAGTTCGACCGCTCGGCCGCCGGCACCGCACGGGAGCGCCGGCGGATGGACAAGGTCTCCCAGCTCGCCGTCGCCTCCTGCCGGGCCGCCCTGGCCGCCGCGGGGGCGGACGGCGACGAGGCTGCGGTGGCCGCGACCGGGGTGGTGCTCGGCACCGGGATCGGGCCGATGGAGAGCAGCGAACGCTTCACCGTCCCGGTGCTGTCGGAGGGCGCACGGGCCGCGAACCCGGGCGTGTTCCCGAACACCGTGTTCAACGGCGCGGCCGGCCATGTCGCGATGGCTCTGGGCACCAAGGGGCCGACGTCGACGCTGACTTCGGGGCACGCGGCGGGTGCTGCCGCGCTGGGTGTCGCGTACGACATGCTGCGTGCCGGGCGTGCCGAGCGGCTGCTGGTGCCGGCGGTGGAGGCGTTCTCGCCGGCCGTGCTGGAGGCGTACCGCAGCATCCCGCTGTTCGGTTCGGCGGCCGGGCGCCGGTACACGCTCGCCGAGGCCGGTATCGCGCTGGTCCTTGAGCGCCGCTCCAGTGCGCAGCGGCGCGGCGCCCCCATCCACGCCGTGGTCCTGGGGCATGCGAGCGCGTCGGACGCCTGCGGCATCGGCCGCTGGGACCCGTCCGGTGACGGCGTGGAGCGGGCGATGCGCGCGGCCCTGGACCGTACCGGGCTCCGGCCGCACGACATCTCTGCCCTCTGGGCGAACGCGGCGGGTCTGGCTGCCGCCGACCGTCCCGAACAGGCCGCCGCGGAGCGGGTGTTCGATCTGGACCGGGTGCGGTTCGAGACTCCCAAGCGGGTGCTCGGCGAGCCGATCGGCGCGGGTGCCCACCTGTCGGCGGTCCTGGCCGTCGGCGCCTGGCGGCAGGCCGGGACCCGCCGCCCGGTCCTGATCAACAGCTCGTCCCTCGGCGGCACCCACACCTCGCTCGTCCTGTCCCCCGCCCCCCTGCCCGTAACGGAGTCCGGCCGATGA